In one Catenovulum adriaticum genomic region, the following are encoded:
- the rlmB gene encoding 23S rRNA (guanosine(2251)-2'-O)-methyltransferase RlmB, which produces MSKSELIFGLHAAESLIESAPHRFIEIFCLKGRNDDRLNKIISIARKHGISIQFTQRKTLDDKAKGEQHQGIVARVQPTPALTENDLDAILKQSNKPAFLLILDGVTDPHNIGACLRTADAAGVDAVIVPKDKSGSLTAVAKKVACGAAEVVPFIQVTNLARTLRDIQQQGVWVVGTAGEATQTLYQAKLTGPMALVMGAEGSGMRRLTRETCDELISIPMSGSVSSLNVSVATGVTLFEMVRQRQAAK; this is translated from the coding sequence TTGAGTAAGTCAGAGTTAATTTTTGGTTTGCATGCTGCAGAATCATTAATTGAAAGCGCACCACACCGATTTATAGAAATTTTTTGTTTAAAAGGTCGTAATGACGATAGGTTAAACAAGATTATTAGCATTGCGCGTAAACACGGAATTTCTATTCAATTTACTCAGCGTAAAACCTTAGATGATAAAGCCAAAGGTGAGCAGCACCAAGGGATTGTTGCTCGTGTTCAACCAACACCTGCGCTTACTGAAAATGATTTAGATGCTATTTTAAAACAATCGAATAAGCCTGCGTTTTTGTTGATTTTAGATGGGGTAACCGATCCTCATAACATAGGCGCTTGCTTGCGCACAGCAGATGCGGCAGGTGTAGACGCCGTTATTGTACCTAAAGATAAATCAGGTAGTTTAACCGCAGTTGCAAAAAAAGTAGCTTGCGGAGCGGCAGAAGTGGTGCCTTTTATTCAAGTAACTAATTTAGCGCGAACTTTGCGTGATATTCAGCAGCAAGGAGTTTGGGTAGTAGGCACCGCGGGTGAAGCAACACAAACTTTATATCAAGCAAAATTAACAGGCCCTATGGCACTTGTTATGGGCGCAGAGGGCAGTGGAATGCGCAGATTAACGCGCGAAACCTGCGATGAGCTTATTTCAATACCAATGTCGGGTAGTGTTTCAAGTTTAAATGTTAGTGTTGCAACAGGCGTGACATTATTTGAAATGGTTCGCCAACGACAAGCGGCAAAATAA
- a CDS encoding CLCA_X family protein: MQFKKPSALYKKFYRNGPNHRSGADVSFRDIVKIFGFKTATVGAWVTAEEQQIAANLFFDALCDLMSILQVNEQVISLKGTLSIAFGSGGQKHSSAHYNSATKTLALAKNAGAGSLAHEYFHAFDHFIATRFLGSATSKDFASALWLKKHDVIEHPINRLLESCYQHIFLQHKSHDPSKLFMKSVQADKVLGCYYYAMPEEVAARAFESYVESQSVKNAFLVHGTTQSPEAKLGIYPSHDQRNIIAYHFSRYFSTLGQALTR; encoded by the coding sequence ATGCAGTTTAAAAAGCCTTCAGCTCTCTATAAAAAATTTTATCGAAATGGACCAAATCATCGTAGTGGCGCCGATGTTTCGTTTAGAGATATTGTCAAAATATTTGGTTTTAAAACGGCCACTGTAGGCGCTTGGGTAACAGCCGAAGAGCAACAAATAGCTGCCAATCTTTTTTTTGATGCTTTATGCGATTTAATGAGTATTTTACAAGTTAATGAGCAAGTGATTTCATTGAAAGGCACTTTATCTATTGCATTTGGGAGCGGTGGTCAAAAACATAGTTCGGCTCATTATAATTCAGCGACCAAAACACTGGCACTTGCAAAAAATGCCGGAGCAGGTTCGCTAGCACACGAATATTTTCATGCCTTTGACCATTTTATTGCAACCCGCTTTTTAGGCTCTGCCACCTCAAAAGATTTTGCATCTGCACTCTGGTTAAAAAAGCACGATGTCATAGAGCACCCAATTAATCGCTTACTGGAATCTTGTTACCAGCATATCTTTTTGCAACATAAGAGCCATGATCCCAGCAAATTATTTATGAAAAGTGTGCAGGCTGATAAAGTATTAGGCTGTTATTATTATGCCATGCCAGAAGAAGTTGCGGCCCGTGCTTTTGAGTCATATGTGGAGAGCCAAAGTGTTAAAAATGCTTTTTTAGTGCACGGAACCACGCAATCACCAGAAGCAAAATTGGGTATATACCCATCTCACGACCAGCGTAATATCATCGCGTATCATTTTTCTAGATATTTTTCTACACTAGGTCAGGCATTAACCCGGTAA
- the manA gene encoding mannose-6-phosphate isomerase, class I, giving the protein MFSKPIRLKNNFQNYDWGTFNEIPRILGMEKPNTELPLAELWVGAHPKSPSFAVDEDQPLDALIASNPIEILGENASKMGNKLPYLFKILSARKALSIQVHPTKAQAVEGYTQERKNDIEGNHAQCNYQDDNHKPELIYALTKFSAMAGFRPNRELAKSLRLLQHEQFDQWADTLAIGTSRDVEAFYGWLLHLDLDLLKDLVEHALDIAKTSEVNELKWLESLYQLYGIDLGIFFPLILNLFELKPGQALFLGAGCPHAYLQGTGIEIMANSDNVLRGGLTSKHMDRKELVKITQYTEQANCIHPQLGELTQHVRSFEIPCPDFQFELINLKNETHYITSSSASAELYFVVEGQCEILGECYQQGESFLMPSALKAAVITGQAQIGRVYTQF; this is encoded by the coding sequence ATGTTTTCTAAACCCATTAGATTAAAAAATAACTTTCAAAATTACGATTGGGGTACTTTTAATGAAATCCCTAGAATATTAGGGATGGAAAAACCAAACACTGAGCTACCATTAGCCGAATTATGGGTGGGTGCGCATCCTAAATCACCATCGTTTGCTGTTGATGAAGATCAACCTTTGGATGCATTAATAGCGTCAAATCCTATTGAAATACTTGGCGAAAATGCAAGTAAAATGGGTAATAAGTTACCTTACTTATTTAAAATATTATCAGCTCGCAAAGCGCTATCAATCCAAGTACATCCGACTAAAGCGCAGGCTGTTGAAGGTTATACTCAAGAACGAAAAAATGATATAGAGGGTAATCACGCACAATGTAACTACCAAGATGATAACCACAAACCAGAATTAATTTATGCGTTAACTAAATTTTCAGCCATGGCGGGTTTTAGACCAAATCGTGAGTTGGCCAAGTCGTTACGTTTATTACAACATGAACAATTTGACCAATGGGCAGATACGTTAGCGATAGGGACATCACGAGATGTGGAAGCTTTCTATGGTTGGTTGTTGCATTTGGATTTAGACTTACTCAAAGATCTAGTTGAGCATGCACTCGACATTGCGAAAACCTCTGAAGTGAATGAACTTAAATGGTTGGAGAGTTTATATCAATTATATGGGATTGATTTAGGTATCTTTTTTCCATTAATTTTAAATTTATTTGAATTAAAACCAGGTCAAGCATTATTTTTAGGCGCAGGTTGTCCTCATGCTTACTTGCAAGGTACAGGGATTGAAATTATGGCAAACTCTGACAATGTTTTGCGGGGAGGGCTAACATCTAAACATATGGATCGTAAAGAGTTAGTTAAAATTACGCAATATACTGAGCAGGCTAATTGTATTCACCCGCAGTTAGGTGAATTAACCCAGCACGTTAGATCGTTTGAAATACCCTGTCCAGATTTTCAGTTTGAATTAATTAATTTAAAAAATGAAACGCATTACATTACGTCATCCAGTGCTTCAGCGGAGTTGTACTTTGTTGTGGAAGGTCAGTGCGAAATTTTAGGTGAGTGCTATCAGCAGGGTGAATCATTTTTAATGCCTAGTGCACTCAAAGCTGCGGTTATTACTGGCCAAGCACAGATTGGCCGAGTGTATACTCAATTCTAA
- a CDS encoding LacI family DNA-binding transcriptional regulator produces the protein MSNIREVAKRAGVSIATVSRAFTNPDKVSQSSLKKVMDAVDEVGYRPNMMARNFRSTKSYAVVVLVPDFANLFFSKVIRAIQETGQKHGYNILLGETRDSKEREADYLKLVETRQADGVIQLSPHIPEQELLPHPHISAVAACGACDTPYASVRMDHIAASFSIVNYLISMGHRKIGCISGLSDNPHSRDRLKGYKQALAKAGIDFDDSLLYEGNFTMQSGHDAGVYFAQLSQRPTAVFSMNDLMAVGAIKSFKEHNIRVPQDISITGFDDLDFATYTDPALTTIRQPAEEMGKKAMLLLLQILDGKPPTQQEFILKHEFVLRDSVVQFSG, from the coding sequence ATGAGTAATATAAGAGAAGTTGCGAAACGAGCTGGAGTATCTATTGCCACTGTATCGCGTGCATTTACTAACCCAGATAAAGTTTCTCAAAGTAGTCTGAAAAAAGTAATGGATGCAGTAGATGAAGTGGGTTATCGCCCCAATATGATGGCACGAAACTTCAGATCGACTAAATCATACGCTGTGGTTGTTTTAGTACCAGATTTCGCTAACTTGTTTTTTAGTAAAGTTATTCGAGCTATTCAAGAAACCGGTCAAAAACACGGTTACAATATTTTGTTAGGCGAAACTCGAGATTCAAAAGAACGCGAAGCTGATTATTTAAAACTGGTAGAGACACGACAAGCAGACGGTGTTATTCAGCTAAGTCCACATATACCAGAGCAAGAATTGTTACCTCACCCTCATATCAGCGCTGTTGCAGCCTGTGGTGCTTGCGACACACCGTACGCATCGGTGAGAATGGATCACATTGCAGCATCGTTTTCGATTGTCAATTATTTGATTTCAATGGGACACCGTAAAATTGGCTGTATATCGGGGCTAAGCGATAATCCCCATAGCAGGGACAGGTTAAAAGGTTATAAACAAGCTTTAGCAAAAGCGGGTATCGATTTTGATGATAGTTTGTTATATGAAGGTAATTTTACCATGCAGTCTGGGCATGATGCAGGGGTTTACTTCGCCCAACTCTCCCAACGACCAACAGCAGTGTTTTCTATGAATGACCTAATGGCTGTCGGTGCCATTAAATCATTTAAAGAACATAATATTCGCGTACCCCAAGACATTTCAATTACTGGGTTTGATGATTTAGATTTTGCCACATATACAGACCCCGCATTGACTACCATACGCCAACCCGCAGAAGAAATGGGTAAAAAGGCAATGCTACTATTGTTACAAATTTTGGATGGTAAACCGCCAACTCAACAAGAATTTATTTTAAAACATGAATTTGTTTTACGTGACAGCGTGGTTCAATTTAGCGGTTAA
- a CDS encoding MFS transporter: MIETQQLKLKEKVGYGLGDFASSMFWKMFSVYLMIFYTDVFGISAAAVGTMFLITRIWDTANDPVMGILADRTHTRWGKFRPYLMWGAIPFALIGVLTFTTPNWSNEAKLVYAYCTYTLMMMAYTAVNVPYASLLGVMSANSNERTQLASFRMVFAFAGSIFAFIMVDPLTGFFTNLTDIPDPQTGWMLTMMVYGCIAAVLFYLTFAWTKERIKPPASQDSSLKKDFKNLATNKPWFILLGAALATLIFNSMRDGASVYYFKYYIQSPEWSFLGLSFGITTVYLVLGQAANIIGVILAQPISKIIGKRNTFMFAMFIASILSCLFFFLDENQLTLILILQVVISACAGIIFPLLWSMYADIADYAEYKTGRRTTGLIFSSSSFAQKMGWTLGGALTGWTLAYFGYVANADQTEYAKEGLRYMVSFLPAVGALISAIFMIFYRLTDVYMVKVNQELQSRRMQN; the protein is encoded by the coding sequence ATGATAGAAACCCAGCAGTTAAAATTAAAAGAAAAAGTTGGATATGGCTTAGGTGATTTTGCTTCATCTATGTTTTGGAAGATGTTTTCTGTTTATTTAATGATTTTTTACACAGATGTATTTGGTATTTCTGCTGCTGCCGTAGGCACTATGTTTTTAATCACTCGTATTTGGGACACCGCAAATGATCCGGTAATGGGGATTTTGGCTGATAGAACCCATACACGTTGGGGTAAATTTAGACCTTATTTAATGTGGGGTGCTATTCCTTTTGCATTAATTGGTGTACTTACGTTTACGACTCCCAATTGGTCAAACGAAGCTAAATTAGTATACGCTTATTGTACTTATACTTTAATGATGATGGCTTACACAGCAGTTAATGTACCGTATGCGTCGTTACTTGGCGTTATGTCTGCTAATAGTAATGAGCGCACCCAATTAGCATCGTTTCGAATGGTATTTGCATTTGCGGGAAGCATATTTGCATTTATTATGGTGGATCCCTTAACAGGTTTTTTCACTAATTTAACCGATATCCCTGATCCTCAGACTGGTTGGATGCTTACAATGATGGTATACGGCTGTATTGCCGCTGTTTTATTTTATCTCACTTTTGCTTGGACAAAAGAACGTATCAAACCACCGGCATCACAAGACAGTTCACTTAAAAAAGACTTTAAAAATTTAGCCACCAATAAACCTTGGTTTATTTTATTAGGCGCGGCGCTTGCAACACTTATCTTTAATAGTATGCGGGACGGTGCATCCGTTTATTATTTTAAATACTACATTCAATCACCTGAGTGGTCATTTTTAGGTTTAAGCTTTGGTATAACCACCGTTTATTTAGTGTTGGGGCAAGCCGCTAACATTATTGGAGTGATCTTGGCACAGCCTATTTCAAAAATTATTGGCAAGCGTAATACATTTATGTTTGCGATGTTTATCGCCTCTATTTTAAGTTGTTTATTTTTCTTTTTAGATGAAAATCAGTTAACCCTAATTCTTATTTTGCAAGTGGTGATAAGTGCATGTGCAGGTATTATTTTTCCACTACTTTGGTCGATGTACGCTGATATCGCGGATTACGCTGAATACAAAACAGGGCGCAGAACAACCGGACTTATCTTTTCATCTTCATCTTTTGCACAAAAAATGGGGTGGACTTTAGGGGGTGCTTTAACGGGTTGGACACTCGCGTATTTTGGTTATGTAGCCAATGCCGATCAAACTGAATATGCCAAAGAAGGGCTTAGGTACATGGTCAGTTTTTTACCAGCGGTAGGCGCACTGATCTCTGCGATATTTATGATTTTTTACCGATTAACAGATGTGTATATGGTAAAAGTAAATCAAGAATTACAGTCAAGAAGAATGCAAAATTAA
- a CDS encoding glycoside hydrolase family 130 protein codes for MSSYIQQVKSLISEQERLLTKPNSAKAGGNRIYQRWANPIVTREHVPVHWRFDFNEASNPFLLERQGVNATLNSGAIYLDGKYLLVVRVEGDDRKSFFAIAESDTGVDNFRFWSHPITMPETDCPDTNVYDMRLTQHEDGYIYGLFCTERKDENFPNDLSAAEAQCGIARTKDLVNWERLPDLITYSGQQRNVVLHPEFVDGQYALYTRPQDGFISVGSGGGIGWGLCKSMENAEIKQEVIIDNKAYHTIKEIKNGQGPAPIKTSEGWLHLAHGVRNTAAGLRYVLYMFMTELERPWVITHAPAGHFIAPEGEERVGDVSNVVFANGWTLKDNQVNIYYASSDTRMHVATTTLDKLIDYVKNTPADGLRSAASVEVRNDLINKNLTILETL; via the coding sequence ATGAGTTCATATATTCAGCAAGTAAAATCCTTAATTTCAGAGCAGGAACGCTTATTAACTAAACCTAATTCAGCAAAAGCTGGTGGTAACCGTATTTATCAACGGTGGGCCAATCCTATTGTTACTCGCGAGCATGTTCCTGTGCATTGGCGATTTGATTTTAATGAAGCGTCAAATCCATTTTTATTAGAAAGACAAGGTGTTAATGCGACTTTAAATTCAGGCGCAATTTATTTAGATGGAAAGTATTTATTAGTGGTTCGTGTTGAAGGCGATGATCGTAAATCTTTTTTCGCAATTGCCGAAAGTGACACTGGTGTAGACAATTTCCGTTTTTGGTCACATCCAATCACCATGCCAGAGACAGATTGTCCAGATACAAACGTTTACGATATGCGCTTAACTCAGCATGAAGATGGTTACATCTACGGTTTATTTTGTACTGAACGTAAAGATGAAAACTTTCCAAACGATCTATCAGCTGCGGAAGCTCAGTGTGGTATCGCGCGAACGAAAGATTTAGTCAATTGGGAAAGATTACCTGACTTAATTACTTATTCAGGCCAGCAACGTAATGTGGTACTTCACCCGGAGTTTGTGGATGGCCAGTACGCCCTATATACCCGCCCTCAAGATGGCTTTATTAGTGTTGGTAGCGGAGGTGGTATTGGTTGGGGCTTATGTAAATCAATGGAAAATGCTGAAATAAAACAAGAAGTTATTATTGATAATAAAGCCTACCACACTATTAAAGAGATCAAAAATGGCCAAGGCCCAGCACCAATTAAAACATCTGAAGGTTGGTTACACCTAGCCCATGGTGTACGAAATACAGCTGCAGGCTTACGGTATGTCTTATATATGTTTATGACAGAATTAGAACGCCCTTGGGTGATTACACACGCACCAGCTGGACATTTTATTGCACCAGAAGGTGAAGAGCGTGTTGGTGATGTGTCTAACGTGGTTTTTGCAAATGGCTGGACGTTAAAAGATAACCAAGTGAATATATACTACGCGTCATCAGATACGCGTATGCATGTTGCTACAACGACTTTAGATAAACTTATTGATTATGTAAAAAATACACCTGCGGATGGACTAAGGTCTGCGGCGTCAGTTGAAGTCAGAAATGATTTAATTAATAAAAACTTAACTATATTGGAAACTCTATAA
- a CDS encoding AGE family epimerase/isomerase gives MSVFSKLEITSLLTEFQQELCNIADWWIDHAIDERNGGFFGQVNADGTGVDTADKGIVMHARVLWFFSEVCHYVDNARYRAAANRAYDYIIQHFDDPEYGGVYWSLNAKGQVNDDKKQTYAQSFAIYGLSAYYKLTGNQAAIDKAYNYFNLLQKHCHDNEKGGYLEAFNRQWGEIGDVRLSEKDDNFPKTQNTHLHVMEAFATLHMVKPTAESALGLSRVIEFFDQIIVDKSNKHLRLFMDMDWQDHSKAYSYGHDIECSWLLYEALVALNDPFLMKRVKPLVLDMAATTLAEGMGDLGQVCDEFEILPKRKHQESCWWVQAEAMVGFLYAYQLTEQSEYWDAFLNIWAFINEFHIDSEHGEWHWMATRDQDSNYSTYKAGFWKAPYHNGRAMMEIIKLLNGGGE, from the coding sequence ATGTCGGTATTTAGCAAGCTAGAAATCACCAGCTTGCTTACAGAGTTCCAACAGGAACTCTGTAATATTGCAGATTGGTGGATTGATCATGCTATTGATGAGCGCAATGGTGGATTTTTTGGACAAGTAAATGCCGACGGTACCGGTGTAGATACAGCTGATAAAGGCATTGTTATGCACGCTCGTGTTTTGTGGTTTTTTAGTGAGGTGTGTCATTACGTAGATAATGCCCGCTATCGCGCTGCTGCAAACCGTGCATACGATTATATCATTCAACATTTTGACGATCCTGAATACGGTGGGGTATACTGGTCGCTCAATGCTAAAGGACAAGTCAATGACGATAAAAAGCAAACCTATGCTCAATCATTTGCTATTTATGGCCTGAGTGCGTATTACAAATTAACGGGTAATCAAGCCGCCATTGATAAAGCATACAACTATTTTAATTTGTTACAAAAGCATTGCCATGACAATGAAAAAGGCGGTTATTTAGAGGCTTTTAATCGTCAATGGGGCGAAATTGGCGACGTACGTTTAAGCGAAAAAGACGACAATTTCCCTAAAACACAGAATACACATTTACATGTAATGGAAGCCTTTGCCACATTACATATGGTAAAACCTACTGCTGAAAGTGCATTGGGACTTAGCCGGGTTATCGAGTTTTTTGACCAAATCATCGTTGATAAATCTAATAAACATTTACGCCTATTTATGGATATGGACTGGCAGGATCACTCTAAAGCCTATTCTTATGGCCATGATATTGAATGTAGTTGGTTACTGTATGAAGCCTTAGTAGCGTTAAATGACCCATTTTTAATGAAACGTGTAAAACCCTTGGTTTTAGATATGGCGGCAACAACCCTTGCAGAAGGGATGGGTGATTTAGGGCAGGTGTGCGATGAATTTGAAATATTGCCTAAACGTAAACATCAAGAGAGTTGTTGGTGGGTGCAAGCGGAAGCAATGGTGGGGTTTTTATATGCGTACCAATTAACTGAGCAAAGTGAGTACTGGGATGCCTTTCTCAATATTTGGGCGTTTATAAATGAATTTCATATTGATTCAGAGCATGGGGAATGGCATTGGATGGCGACTCGCGATCAAGATTCAAACTACAGCACTTATAAAGCTGGTTTTTGGAAAGCCCCTTATCATAACGGTAGAGCTATGATGGAAATTATAAAGTTGCTTAACGGTGGTGGGGAGTAA
- a CDS encoding SDR family NAD(P)-dependent oxidoreductase produces the protein MKVLIIGGTGGIGSALIQRIISSHDDIRLYATYHTNHPQIEHPNLTWFKTDISSDLAIKQLAIRIDSLDILINAAGFLHLSNKMKMPEKSINEFSSEFFMHNLNSNTIPTLLLGKYFAKHLKTNRQTHFISISAKIGSIEDNRIGGWISYRCSKAALNMAIKTISIEWQYKLPNCCVLAFHPGTTDTQLSQPFQKNVNPEKLFSANYVAQCLLKLIDSTSSNDTGKFFSFSGEEIPW, from the coding sequence GTGAAAGTTCTTATCATTGGCGGCACAGGCGGAATTGGTTCAGCGCTTATACAGCGAATTATTAGCTCGCATGACGATATCAGGTTGTACGCGACTTACCATACAAACCACCCTCAAATTGAGCACCCCAATTTAACATGGTTTAAAACCGACATTTCATCAGACTTGGCCATTAAACAACTGGCTATCCGGATAGACAGCTTAGATATTCTTATTAATGCCGCAGGTTTTTTACATTTATCCAATAAAATGAAAATGCCCGAGAAATCAATTAATGAATTTAGTTCTGAATTTTTTATGCACAACCTTAATTCAAATACTATCCCTACCCTTTTACTTGGAAAGTATTTTGCGAAACATCTGAAAACTAACCGACAAACCCATTTTATTTCTATCTCAGCTAAAATTGGCAGCATTGAAGATAATCGCATTGGTGGTTGGATTAGCTATCGGTGTTCTAAAGCAGCGCTAAACATGGCAATTAAAACCATCAGTATCGAATGGCAGTACAAACTGCCAAACTGTTGTGTGTTAGCTTTTCATCCGGGTACAACCGATACACAGTTATCTCAACCTTTTCAAAAGAATGTAAATCCCGAAAAACTCTTTTCAGCCAACTACGTTGCTCAATGTCTGCTAAAACTCATTGATAGCACTAGCTCAAATGACACGGGTAAATTCTTTAGCTTTAGCGGAGAAGAAATCCCTTGGTAA
- a CDS encoding DUF5060 domain-containing protein, whose amino-acid sequence MKKIVTLLPIFALASCASYQSGIAVKSLESPAFQQANSDQYAPIIIDSQVVAEWQNPYDSQDVAVDLAITTPSGTTKKLPGYFVEGSSLTKATWRFKFTPTEIGQYQVSTHLTDDGQQVQSEKKTFNVKETNLQGFLRANDQWTFKYDNGDLFRGIGENFGWESRDEDDSRYFKALHEDSRFNYDHMLKTLNHQGANLIRTWMIYWNLPVDYQTVNNNSRYQNSSKRFNPSGVARMDHLLDLASQYDMKIILSMDSHAGFTGDGWAFNSYNQANGGPAESATDFFTNPIAKQRYKDKLRFLVAKWSYSPQIAAWEFFNEIDNVMYHGEEQQISDEIITSWHREMSDYLAQIDVHDHLVTTSISHRGVAGLFDLPNIDINQSHLYKITDRIPEVINKYTQAHNKPYFAGEFSAEWDWSKNFNDYKLLMVNDFKRGLWYGLFSPTPIAPLTWWWEYFDENNTTPYFNHVKTINQKMLKTSTGTLSQIQLNNSNSHLTTYAVNNGNQIFVYVNNPTNAEQTFELTGHSALSNLNAIYHCETGKFISTNAGYNLLSANSDHVLIFNL is encoded by the coding sequence ATGAAAAAAATAGTTACGTTGTTACCAATTTTTGCGCTTGCAAGTTGTGCAAGTTATCAATCAGGTATTGCAGTTAAATCACTTGAATCGCCTGCGTTTCAACAAGCAAACTCTGACCAATATGCGCCTATTATCATTGATAGCCAAGTGGTTGCAGAGTGGCAAAATCCGTATGACTCACAAGATGTAGCGGTCGATTTAGCCATCACTACACCAAGTGGTACCACAAAGAAATTGCCAGGTTATTTTGTTGAAGGTAGCAGTTTAACCAAGGCAACATGGCGTTTTAAATTTACCCCTACAGAAATTGGACAGTATCAAGTTAGCACGCACCTAACCGATGATGGACAGCAGGTGCAAAGTGAAAAGAAAACTTTTAACGTAAAAGAAACCAATTTACAGGGCTTTTTACGCGCCAATGACCAATGGACTTTTAAGTACGATAACGGTGATTTGTTCAGAGGTATAGGCGAAAATTTTGGCTGGGAATCACGTGATGAAGACGATTCGCGCTATTTTAAAGCGTTGCACGAAGATAGTCGTTTTAATTATGATCACATGCTTAAAACATTAAATCACCAAGGTGCAAACTTAATCCGTACCTGGATGATTTACTGGAATTTACCGGTTGATTACCAAACTGTAAATAACAACTCTCGTTACCAAAATTCATCCAAGCGTTTTAACCCAAGTGGCGTAGCACGCATGGATCATTTACTTGATCTGGCTTCTCAATATGATATGAAAATTATTTTATCTATGGATAGTCATGCCGGATTTACGGGTGATGGTTGGGCATTTAATAGTTACAATCAAGCCAATGGTGGTCCAGCTGAATCAGCCACCGATTTTTTCACTAACCCAATCGCAAAACAGCGCTACAAAGACAAACTAAGGTTTTTAGTGGCTAAGTGGAGCTATTCGCCACAAATCGCAGCTTGGGAATTTTTTAACGAAATTGACAATGTAATGTACCATGGTGAAGAGCAACAAATTAGTGATGAAATCATTACTAGCTGGCATCGCGAAATGAGTGATTATTTAGCCCAAATCGACGTTCATGATCACCTTGTGACTACCAGTATTTCTCATCGTGGCGTTGCGGGTTTATTTGACCTACCCAACATAGATATTAACCAATCGCATTTGTATAAAATTACCGATCGCATTCCGGAAGTAATCAACAAATACACCCAAGCACACAACAAGCCTTATTTTGCTGGCGAATTTAGCGCGGAGTGGGATTGGAGCAAAAACTTTAACGATTACAAACTGTTAATGGTTAACGACTTTAAACGAGGCCTATGGTATGGCTTATTTTCTCCAACGCCAATTGCACCACTCACTTGGTGGTGGGAATATTTTGACGAAAATAATACAACCCCTTATTTTAACCACGTTAAAACCATTAACCAAAAAATGCTTAAAACAAGTACGGGTACACTATCCCAAATACAGTTAAATAACAGTAACAGTCATTTAACTACTTACGCTGTTAATAATGGCAATCAAATATTTGTTTATGTAAACAACCCAACCAACGCTGAACAAACGTTTGAGTTAACCGGCCATTCGGCTTTAAGCAATCTAAATGCGATTTACCATTGTGAAACGGGTAAATTTATATCAACAAATGCTGGCTATAATTTACTATCCGCAAATAGCGATCATGTTTTAATCTTTAATTTATAA